One Streptomyces sp. L2 genomic window carries:
- a CDS encoding phosphocholine cytidylyltransferase family protein, with product MIGLVLAAGAGRRLRPYTDSLPKALVPVGPAGIEGEPTVLDLTLANFAEIGLTEVAVIVGYRKEAVYERKAALEQKYGVKLTLIDNDKAEEWNNAYSLWCGRDALKDGVILANGDTVHPVSVEKTLLAARGEGKKIILALDTVKSLADEEMKVVVDPAKGMTKITKLMDPAEATGEYIGVTLIEGDAAAELADALKTVFEADPQQFYEHGYQELVDRGFRIDVAPIGDVAWVEIDNHDDLARGREIACQY from the coding sequence ATGATCGGCCTCGTGCTGGCGGCCGGCGCCGGACGGCGTCTTCGCCCCTACACCGACAGCCTCCCCAAGGCTCTGGTGCCGGTGGGCCCCGCGGGCATAGAGGGGGAGCCCACGGTTCTGGACCTGACCCTCGCGAACTTCGCGGAGATCGGTCTGACCGAGGTCGCGGTCATCGTCGGCTACCGCAAGGAGGCCGTGTACGAGCGCAAGGCCGCCCTGGAGCAGAAGTACGGCGTCAAGCTGACCCTCATCGACAACGACAAGGCCGAGGAGTGGAACAACGCCTACTCCCTGTGGTGCGGCCGGGACGCCCTCAAGGACGGCGTGATCCTCGCCAACGGCGACACCGTGCACCCGGTCTCCGTCGAGAAGACGCTGCTCGCGGCCCGCGGCGAGGGCAAGAAGATCATCCTCGCCCTGGACACGGTGAAGTCGCTGGCCGACGAGGAGATGAAGGTCGTCGTCGACCCCGCCAAGGGCATGACGAAGATCACCAAGCTGATGGACCCGGCCGAGGCGACCGGCGAGTACATCGGCGTCACCCTCATCGAGGGCGACGCGGCGGCCGAGCTGGCCGACGCGCTGAAGACCGTCTTCGAGGCCGACCCGCAGCAGTTCTACGAGCACGGCTACCAGGAGCTGGTCGACCGCGGCTTCCGGATCGACGTTGCGCCGATCGGCGACGTCGCGTGGGTGGAGATCGACAACCACGACGATCTCGCCCGGGGACGGGAGATCGCGTGCCAGTACTGA
- a CDS encoding GlxA family transcriptional regulator: MTQRTVLVVLFDGVQSLDVTGPVEVFAGAEQYAPGTYRIHTASLDGSAVRSSSGLTVVPDGSLAGAPAPHTLVVPGGEGTREADPALVEWLREHGPRARRLVSVCTGAIPLARAGLLDGRRVTTHWAYCDTLARRHPAVRVDPDPIFVRDGNVATSAGVTSGIDLALALVEEDLGRDAALTVARRLVVFLRRPGNQAQFSAQLAAQTAHREPLRDVQQWITEHPDGDLTVDSLAARAALSPRHFARAFRAETGMTPGRYVDRVRLEHARRLLEDTAGGVEEISRASGYGTPEAMRRAFLRTLGASPAEYRRRFRPAPAL; encoded by the coding sequence ATGACGCAGCGAACCGTCCTCGTCGTCCTCTTCGACGGCGTCCAGAGTCTCGACGTCACCGGCCCCGTGGAGGTGTTCGCCGGTGCCGAGCAGTACGCGCCGGGGACGTACCGCATCCATACGGCCTCCCTGGACGGCTCCGCCGTGCGCTCCTCCAGCGGGCTCACCGTCGTACCGGACGGATCGCTGGCCGGGGCGCCCGCGCCGCACACCCTGGTGGTGCCCGGCGGTGAGGGAACGCGGGAGGCGGATCCGGCGCTGGTCGAGTGGCTGCGCGAGCACGGCCCGCGCGCGCGGCGGCTCGTCTCGGTGTGCACGGGCGCGATCCCGCTCGCCCGCGCGGGGCTCCTGGACGGCCGCCGGGTCACCACGCACTGGGCGTACTGCGACACGCTCGCCCGCAGGCATCCCGCCGTCCGGGTCGACCCGGACCCGATCTTCGTCCGCGACGGCAACGTCGCCACCTCGGCCGGAGTCACCTCGGGCATCGACCTCGCGCTCGCTCTCGTCGAGGAGGACCTCGGCCGGGACGCCGCGCTGACCGTCGCCCGCCGGCTAGTCGTGTTCCTGCGCAGGCCCGGAAACCAGGCTCAGTTCAGTGCCCAGCTCGCCGCGCAGACCGCCCACCGGGAGCCGCTCAGGGACGTGCAGCAGTGGATCACCGAGCATCCGGACGGCGATCTGACCGTCGACTCCCTGGCCGCGCGCGCCGCCCTCTCGCCCCGCCACTTCGCCCGCGCCTTCCGCGCCGAGACCGGCATGACGCCGGGCCGGTATGTCGACCGGGTCCGCCTGGAACACGCCCGGCGCCTGCTGGAGGACACCGCCGGCGGCGTCGAGGAGATCTCCCGCGCCAGCGGCTACGGCACCCCCGAGGCCATGCGCCGCGCCTTCCTGCGCACGCTCGGCGCCTCCCCGGCGGAATACCGCCGCAGATTCCGCCCCGCCCCGGCCCTCTGA
- a CDS encoding cation diffusion facilitator family transporter: MGAGHDHGHAHTHVPATGTATAAYRGRLRVALAITLGIMIVEIVGGLLADSLALIADAAHMATDALGLGMALLAVHFANRPPSTNRTFGFARAEILAALANCLLLLGVGGYVLYEAAQRFVTPADTRGGLMVVFGLIGLVANSVSLTLLMRGQKESLNVRGAFLEVAADALGSVAVLISAAVILTTGWQTADPVASLVIGLMIVPRTLKLLRETLDVLLEAAPKDVDMAEVRAHILDLDGVEDVHDLHAWTITSGLPVLSAHVVVSSEVLNAIGNEKMLHELQGCLGDHFDVEHCTFQLEPGGHAEHEARLCH, from the coding sequence ATGGGGGCTGGGCACGACCACGGGCACGCGCACACCCACGTGCCGGCCACGGGTACGGCCACGGCCGCGTACCGGGGACGGCTGCGCGTCGCGCTGGCGATCACGCTGGGCATCATGATCGTGGAGATCGTGGGCGGACTGCTCGCGGACTCCCTGGCGCTCATCGCGGACGCGGCGCACATGGCGACGGACGCGCTGGGCCTCGGCATGGCGCTGCTCGCCGTGCACTTCGCGAACCGCCCGCCGAGCACGAACCGCACCTTCGGGTTCGCGCGCGCCGAGATCCTCGCCGCCCTGGCCAACTGCCTGCTGCTGCTCGGCGTGGGCGGCTATGTGCTGTACGAGGCGGCGCAGCGGTTCGTGACGCCCGCGGACACCCGGGGCGGCCTGATGGTCGTGTTCGGTCTGATCGGCCTGGTGGCGAATTCCGTGTCGCTGACGCTGCTGATGCGCGGGCAGAAGGAGAGCCTGAACGTGCGCGGCGCCTTCCTGGAGGTGGCGGCGGACGCGCTGGGCTCGGTGGCGGTGCTGATCTCGGCGGCGGTGATCCTGACCACCGGCTGGCAGACGGCCGACCCGGTGGCCTCGCTGGTGATCGGCCTGATGATCGTGCCGCGGACGCTGAAGCTGCTGCGCGAGACGCTGGACGTGCTGCTGGAGGCGGCGCCGAAGGACGTCGACATGGCCGAGGTGCGGGCGCACATCCTGGACCTGGACGGCGTGGAGGACGTGCACGACCTGCACGCCTGGACGATCACCTCGGGCCTGCCGGTGCTGTCCGCGCACGTGGTGGTCAGCTCGGAGGTGCTGAACGCGATCGGCAACGAGAAGATGCTGCACGAGCTGCAGGGCTGCCTGGGCGACCACTTCGACGTGGAGCACTGCACGTTCCAGCTGGAGCCGGGCGGGCACGCGGAGCACGAGGCCCGGCTCTGCCACTGA
- a CDS encoding Tex family protein encodes MTTPGPLETGSIEGRIAGELGVRERQVKAAVELLDGGSTVPFIARYRKEATEMLDDAQLRTIEERLRYLRELEERRTAILESVREQGKLTEALEAQIRGAETKARLEDVYLPYKPKRRTKAQIAREAGLEPLAEGLLGDPSVDPQAAAAAFVDADKGVADPQAALDGARAILTERFSEDADLIGELRERMWVRGRLAAKVRDGKEEAGAKFADYFDFTEPFTELPSHRILAMLRGEKEEVLDLVLEPEEPTDGPSSYEGIVAHRFGIADRGRPGDKWLTDTVRWAWRTRVLVHLGIDLRLRLRTAAEDEAVNVFAANLRDLLLAAPAGTRATLGLDPGFRTGVKVAVVDATGKAVATDVIHPHVPANKWDQAIATLARLAKEHSVDLVAIGNGTASRETDKLAAELIAKHPELKLTKVMVSEAGASVYSASQYASQELPGMDVSLRGAVSIARRLQDPLAELVKIDPKSIGVGQYQHDLSEVKLSRSLDAVVEDCVNGVGVDVNTASVPLLARVSGISAGLAENIVAHRDANGPFTSRSALKKVPRLGPKAYEQCAGFLRIRGGDDPLDFSSVHPEAYPVVRRMVKTAGQEVASLIGNTAALRSLRPADFVDETFGLPTVTDILKELEKPGRDPRPAFKTATFKEGVEKISDLSAGMILEGVVTNVAAFGAFVDIGVHQDGLVHVSAMSRTFVKDPRDVAKPGDIVKVKVLDVDIPRKRIALTLRLDDEAAPKDQGSGRPQRGNGNRPPQQRQGQRQGQRQGRGGGNDRGGRQAPPPANGAMADALRRAGLLDPKKR; translated from the coding sequence GTGACCACACCCGGGCCCCTGGAAACAGGGTCCATCGAAGGCAGGATCGCCGGGGAACTCGGCGTACGGGAGCGGCAGGTGAAGGCCGCGGTCGAGCTGCTCGACGGCGGTTCGACGGTGCCCTTCATCGCCCGCTACCGCAAGGAAGCGACCGAGATGCTCGACGACGCGCAGCTGCGCACGATCGAGGAGCGGCTGCGTTACTTGCGGGAGCTGGAGGAGCGGCGGACCGCGATCCTGGAGTCGGTGCGCGAGCAGGGCAAGCTCACCGAGGCGCTGGAGGCGCAGATCCGGGGCGCCGAGACGAAGGCGCGCCTGGAGGACGTCTACCTGCCGTACAAGCCGAAGCGGCGCACCAAGGCGCAGATCGCACGGGAGGCGGGCCTGGAGCCGCTGGCCGAGGGGCTGCTGGGCGATCCGTCGGTCGATCCGCAGGCGGCCGCCGCCGCGTTCGTGGACGCGGACAAGGGTGTCGCCGATCCGCAGGCCGCCCTGGACGGCGCCCGCGCGATCCTCACCGAGAGGTTCTCGGAGGACGCCGACCTGATCGGCGAGCTGCGCGAGCGCATGTGGGTGCGCGGGCGGCTGGCGGCGAAGGTCCGGGACGGCAAGGAGGAGGCCGGCGCCAAGTTCGCCGACTACTTCGACTTCACCGAGCCGTTCACCGAGCTGCCGTCGCACCGGATCCTGGCGATGCTGCGCGGTGAGAAGGAGGAGGTCCTGGACCTCGTCCTGGAGCCGGAGGAGCCGACCGACGGACCGTCGTCGTACGAGGGCATCGTCGCGCACCGGTTCGGGATCGCCGACCGGGGCCGGCCCGGCGACAAGTGGCTGACGGACACGGTCCGCTGGGCCTGGCGCACCCGCGTCCTGGTGCACCTCGGCATCGACCTGCGCCTGCGGCTGCGGACGGCCGCCGAGGACGAGGCCGTGAACGTGTTCGCGGCCAACCTGCGCGACCTGCTGCTGGCCGCCCCGGCCGGCACGCGCGCGACGCTCGGCCTGGACCCCGGGTTCCGTACGGGGGTGAAGGTCGCCGTGGTCGACGCGACCGGCAAGGCCGTCGCCACGGACGTCATCCACCCGCACGTCCCGGCCAACAAGTGGGACCAGGCGATCGCCACGCTGGCCCGGCTGGCGAAGGAGCACTCGGTCGACCTGGTCGCGATCGGCAACGGCACGGCGTCCCGCGAGACGGACAAGCTCGCCGCTGAACTCATCGCGAAGCACCCGGAGCTGAAGCTCACCAAGGTGATGGTGTCCGAGGCGGGGGCGTCCGTGTACTCGGCGTCGCAGTACGCCTCGCAGGAACTGCCCGGCATGGACGTGTCGCTGCGCGGCGCGGTGTCGATCGCGCGGCGGCTGCAGGACCCGCTGGCCGAGCTGGTGAAGATCGACCCGAAGTCGATCGGGGTCGGCCAGTACCAGCACGACCTCTCCGAGGTGAAGCTGTCCCGCTCGCTGGACGCGGTGGTCGAGGACTGTGTGAACGGCGTCGGCGTGGACGTCAACACGGCGTCCGTGCCGCTGCTCGCCCGGGTGTCGGGCATCTCCGCGGGTCTCGCCGAGAACATCGTCGCCCACCGGGACGCCAACGGTCCGTTCACGTCCCGGTCGGCGCTGAAGAAGGTGCCCCGGCTGGGCCCGAAGGCGTACGAGCAGTGCGCGGGCTTCCTGCGCATCCGCGGCGGCGACGACCCGCTGGACTTCTCCAGCGTGCACCCCGAGGCCTACCCGGTGGTCCGGCGCATGGTGAAGACCGCCGGCCAGGAGGTCGCCTCCCTCATCGGCAACACGGCCGCCCTGCGCTCGCTGCGGCCCGCCGACTTCGTGGACGAGACCTTCGGTCTGCCGACCGTCACCGACATCCTCAAGGAGCTGGAGAAGCCGGGCCGCGATCCCCGCCCCGCCTTCAAGACGGCCACGTTCAAGGAGGGCGTCGAGAAGATCTCCGACCTGTCCGCGGGGATGATCCTGGAGGGCGTCGTCACCAACGTGGCGGCCTTCGGCGCGTTCGTGGACATCGGCGTCCACCAGGACGGCCTGGTGCACGTCTCCGCGATGTCCAGGACGTTCGTCAAGGACCCTCGTGACGTGGCCAAGCCGGGCGACATCGTCAAGGTGAAGGTCCTCGACGTGGACATCCCCCGCAAGCGCATCGCCCTGACCCTCCGCCTGGACGACGAGGCGGCCCCGAAGGACCAGGGATCCGGCCGCCCACAGCGCGGCAACGGCAACCGCCCGCCCCAGCAGCGCCAGGGCCAGCGGCAAGGGCAGCGCCAGGGCCGCGGCGGCGGCAACGACCGGGGCGGCCGTCAGGCCCCGCCCCCGGCCAACGGCGCGATGGCCGACGCCCTACGCCGCGCGGGCCTACTGGACCCGAAGAAGCGGTGA
- the galE gene encoding UDP-glucose 4-epimerase GalE, whose translation MTWLITGGAGYIGAHVARVMAGAGERVVALDDLSSAVPERLPAEVPLVRGSTLDGELLGRVFAEYGVTGVVHLAARKQVAESVAEPVRYYRENVGGLATLLDAVAGAGIRRLVFSSSAAVYGNPDVDLITEDTPCAPVNPYGETKLAGEWLVRAAGRAHGISTVCLRYFNVAGAAAPELADTGVFNIVPMVFDRLTRDEAPRIFGGDYPTPDGTCVRDYIHVADLAEAHLAAARRLTGEDHGGDLTLNIGRGEGVSVRELITVIGEVTGDRRAPVMEARRPGDAPRAVASAERAAKTLDWRARRGVREMVESAWEGWRLHHCQ comes from the coding sequence ATGACGTGGCTGATCACCGGCGGGGCCGGATACATCGGGGCGCACGTGGCGCGGGTCATGGCCGGGGCCGGGGAGCGCGTGGTGGCGCTGGACGACCTGTCGTCCGCCGTGCCGGAGCGGCTGCCCGCCGAGGTTCCGCTGGTGAGGGGCTCCACACTGGACGGGGAGCTGCTGGGGCGGGTCTTCGCCGAGTACGGCGTGACGGGCGTGGTGCATCTCGCGGCGCGCAAGCAGGTCGCCGAGTCGGTCGCCGAGCCGGTCCGGTACTACCGGGAGAACGTGGGCGGTCTGGCCACCCTGCTGGACGCCGTGGCCGGCGCCGGGATCCGGCGGCTGGTCTTCTCCTCGTCGGCGGCCGTGTACGGCAACCCGGACGTGGACCTGATCACCGAGGACACCCCGTGCGCGCCGGTCAACCCGTACGGCGAGACGAAGCTGGCCGGGGAGTGGCTGGTGCGGGCCGCCGGGCGGGCGCACGGGATCTCGACGGTGTGCCTGCGCTACTTCAACGTGGCGGGCGCGGCCGCGCCGGAACTCGCGGACACCGGGGTGTTCAACATCGTGCCGATGGTCTTCGACCGGCTCACCCGTGACGAGGCCCCGCGGATCTTCGGCGGCGACTACCCGACGCCGGACGGCACCTGTGTGCGGGACTACATCCACGTGGCCGACCTCGCCGAGGCGCACCTCGCGGCCGCGCGCCGGCTCACCGGGGAGGACCACGGCGGCGATCTCACGCTGAACATCGGCCGCGGCGAGGGCGTCTCGGTGCGGGAGCTGATCACGGTCATCGGCGAGGTCACCGGCGACCGCCGCGCCCCCGTGATGGAGGCCCGCCGTCCCGGCGACGCGCCGCGCGCGGTCGCCTCCGCCGAGCGGGCCGCGAAGACCCTGGACTGGCGGGCCCGGCGCGGGGTGCGCGAGATGGTGGAGTCGGCCTGGGAGGGCTGGCGGCTGCACCACTGCCAGTGA
- a CDS encoding enoyl-CoA hydratase/isomerase family protein, with protein MEPQLLHRVADSVATVVVHHPAKRNAMTAAMWRALPPLLDGLAADPAVRALVLTGEGGTFCAGADISTLRGSPREAQTLAVAAEEALAAFPKPTLAAVRGHCVGGGSQLAAACDLRLAEEGALFGVTPAKLGIVYPASSTRRLVALVGPAAAKYLLFSGELIDTERALRTGLVDEVLPAGDLDKRVAELTRTLVSRSQLTQAAAKEFADGRADRDAHWAAQAAGSGDTAEGVAAFLERRQPHFTWAVS; from the coding sequence ATGGAGCCCCAGCTGCTGCACCGGGTCGCCGACTCGGTCGCCACCGTCGTCGTCCACCACCCGGCCAAACGCAACGCCATGACGGCCGCGATGTGGCGGGCTCTGCCGCCGTTGCTGGACGGCCTGGCGGCCGACCCGGCGGTGCGGGCCCTGGTGCTGACCGGCGAGGGCGGGACCTTCTGCGCGGGCGCGGACATCTCCACACTGCGGGGCTCACCGCGGGAGGCGCAGACTCTCGCGGTGGCGGCCGAGGAGGCACTGGCAGCGTTCCCCAAGCCGACGCTGGCCGCCGTGCGGGGCCACTGCGTGGGCGGCGGCTCCCAGCTGGCTGCGGCCTGCGATCTGCGACTGGCCGAGGAGGGCGCGCTGTTCGGCGTGACCCCGGCGAAGCTGGGCATCGTCTACCCGGCGTCCTCCACCCGGCGGCTGGTGGCGCTGGTCGGCCCGGCCGCGGCGAAGTACCTGCTGTTCTCCGGCGAGTTGATCGACACGGAGCGGGCGCTGCGCACCGGACTCGTCGACGAGGTGCTGCCCGCGGGCGACCTGGACAAGCGGGTCGCCGAGCTGACCCGGACCCTGGTGTCCCGCTCGCAGCTGACCCAGGCCGCCGCGAAGGAGTTCGCGGACGGCCGCGCCGACCGTGACGCCCACTGGGCGGCGCAGGCGGCCGGCAGCGGCGACACCGCGGAAGGCGTCGCCGCGTTCCTGGAACGCCGGCAACCGCACTTCACCTGGGCCGTGTCCTAG
- a CDS encoding DJ-1/PfpI family protein — MQIAIVLYDRFTALDAVGPYETLGRLPGADTVFVAEHTGPVRTDTGNLALTADRTLADVPSPDIVIVPGGPGQTPQMDNAVLLDWLRAADATSTWTTSVCTGSLLLAAAGLLDGRRATSHWLALDTLKRYGAEPTGERVVSDGKYVTAAGVSSGIDMGLTLLGRIAGDDAAMAVQLLTEYDPQPPYDAGSPEKAPAHLVEEWREKSRFVLD, encoded by the coding sequence GTGCAGATCGCCATCGTCCTCTACGACCGCTTCACCGCCCTCGACGCCGTGGGGCCCTACGAGACCCTGGGCCGGCTGCCCGGCGCGGACACCGTCTTCGTCGCCGAGCACACCGGGCCGGTCCGCACCGACACCGGGAACCTCGCGCTCACCGCCGACCGCACTCTCGCCGACGTGCCGTCCCCCGACATCGTGATCGTCCCCGGCGGACCCGGCCAGACCCCGCAGATGGACAACGCCGTGCTGCTGGACTGGCTGCGCGCCGCCGACGCCACCAGCACCTGGACGACGTCCGTGTGCACCGGCTCCCTGCTGCTGGCCGCCGCCGGACTGCTCGACGGCCGCCGGGCGACCTCGCACTGGCTCGCCCTGGACACCCTCAAGCGGTACGGGGCCGAACCGACCGGCGAGCGCGTCGTGTCCGACGGCAAGTACGTCACCGCCGCCGGAGTGTCCTCCGGCATCGACATGGGTCTGACCCTGCTGGGCCGGATCGCGGGCGACGACGCCGCCATGGCCGTGCAGCTGCTGACCGAGTACGACCCGCAGCCGCCCTACGACGCCGGCTCCCCGGAGAAGGCGCCCGCACACTTGGTCGAGGAGTGGCGCGAGAAGAGCCGCTTCGTCCTGGACTGA
- a CDS encoding LPFR motif small protein — translation MFRAIADVLRQMGGAIATVVTLPFRALARLFGGASSTARRGGA, via the coding sequence GTGTTCCGAGCCATCGCAGACGTACTGCGGCAGATGGGCGGCGCCATCGCCACAGTGGTCACGCTGCCGTTCCGCGCCCTGGCCCGCCTCTTCGGCGGCGCCTCGTCCACCGCACGCCGCGGCGGGGCCTGA
- the idi gene encoding isopentenyl-diphosphate Delta-isomerase: MPITPATATHSSSNGTAEAILLELVDEKGMTTGTAEKLAAHQPPGQLHRAFSVFLFDERGRLLLQQRALGKYHSPGVWSNTCCGHPYPGEAPFAAAARRTYEELGVSPSLLAEAGTVRYNHPDPASGLVEQEFNHLFVGLVQAPLAPDEDEVASTAFVTAAELAERHARDTFSAWFMTVLDAARPAVRELTGPSAGW, encoded by the coding sequence ATGCCGATCACACCTGCCACCGCGACGCACAGCTCGTCGAACGGCACCGCAGAGGCGATTTTGCTGGAACTGGTCGACGAGAAGGGCATGACGACCGGTACCGCGGAGAAGCTCGCCGCCCATCAGCCGCCGGGGCAGCTGCACCGGGCGTTCTCGGTGTTCCTGTTCGACGAGCGGGGCCGGCTGCTGCTCCAGCAGCGCGCGCTGGGCAAGTACCACTCCCCCGGCGTGTGGTCCAACACCTGCTGCGGTCACCCCTACCCCGGCGAGGCGCCGTTCGCGGCCGCGGCCCGGCGGACGTACGAGGAGCTGGGTGTGTCTCCGTCGCTGCTCGCGGAGGCCGGCACGGTCCGCTACAACCACCCGGACCCCGCCTCGGGCCTGGTCGAGCAGGAGTTCAACCACCTCTTCGTGGGCCTGGTGCAGGCGCCGCTCGCGCCGGACGAGGACGAGGTCGCCTCGACCGCGTTCGTGACGGCGGCGGAGCTGGCGGAGCGGCACGCCCGGGACACGTTCTCGGCGTGGTTCATGACCGTCCTGGACGCGGCCCGCCCGGCGGTACGCGAACTGACCGGCCCGTCGGCGGGCTGGTAG
- a CDS encoding DUF5941 domain-containing protein has translation MSTAIVTGQPVPGSSLENDLRSLGFDVRVAADAAEAETLLAAVPGDRRVALVDARFVGHTHALRLGLTDPRFPLAAVTGAVTAQPAARQALTRAMARETSGGGTAGTGSPTGVRSTLGDVESLADRVGTALDADGSAVHRPELGSLVAAVPADPQARNEARQAVAAVDEEAVRLKSAVKSRDGFFTTFCISPYSRYLARWCARRGLTPNQVTTASLLTALIAAGCAATGSRGGFVAAGVLLIASFVLDCTDGQLARYALKYSTLGAWLDATFDRAKEYAYYAGLALGAARGGDDVWALALGAMVLQTCRHVVDFSFNEANHDATANTSPTAALSDKLDSVGWTVWLRRMIVLPIGERWAMIAVLTAVTTPRITFYVLLIGCAFAATYTTAGRVLRTLTRKARRTDRAARALADLADSGPLAQAVARVSGKRLPGLAVPAVALLGGAAVTACSALTGFGGPLPVAGAVLYVLTSALAVAGPLKGALDWLVPPLFRAAEYGTVLILAAHADVPGALPAAFGLVAAVAYHHYDTVYRIRGNAGAPPAGLVRAIGGHEGRTLLVTVLAAVLTAAQFTVALTVLAVAVALVVLFESIRFWVSAGAPAVHDEGEPA, from the coding sequence TTGTCGACCGCCATCGTCACCGGTCAGCCGGTCCCCGGATCGTCCCTCGAGAACGATCTGCGGTCCCTCGGCTTCGACGTGCGAGTGGCCGCCGACGCCGCCGAGGCGGAGACCCTGCTCGCGGCCGTCCCCGGTGACCGGCGCGTGGCCCTCGTCGACGCCCGCTTCGTCGGACACACCCACGCGCTGCGCCTCGGCCTCACCGACCCCCGCTTCCCGCTCGCCGCGGTCACCGGTGCCGTCACCGCCCAGCCCGCCGCCCGGCAGGCGCTGACCCGGGCCATGGCCCGCGAGACCTCCGGCGGCGGCACGGCCGGTACCGGATCCCCCACGGGGGTGCGGTCGACCCTGGGGGACGTAGAAAGTCTCGCCGACCGCGTCGGCACCGCCCTCGACGCCGACGGCAGTGCCGTGCACCGCCCGGAACTGGGCAGCCTCGTCGCCGCCGTCCCCGCGGACCCGCAGGCCCGCAACGAGGCGCGGCAGGCCGTCGCGGCCGTCGACGAGGAGGCCGTACGCCTGAAGTCGGCCGTCAAGTCCCGCGACGGCTTCTTCACCACCTTCTGCATCAGCCCGTACTCGCGCTACCTGGCCCGCTGGTGTGCCCGCCGCGGCCTCACCCCGAACCAGGTCACCACCGCCTCGCTGCTCACCGCCCTGATCGCGGCCGGCTGCGCGGCGACCGGCAGCCGCGGCGGGTTCGTCGCGGCCGGTGTGCTGCTGATCGCGTCGTTCGTGCTGGACTGCACCGACGGCCAGCTCGCCCGCTACGCGCTGAAGTACTCCACGCTCGGCGCCTGGCTCGACGCCACCTTCGACCGGGCCAAGGAGTACGCCTACTACGCCGGCCTCGCCCTCGGCGCGGCCCGGGGCGGCGACGACGTGTGGGCCCTCGCCCTCGGCGCGATGGTCCTGCAGACCTGCCGGCACGTCGTGGACTTCTCCTTCAACGAGGCCAACCACGACGCGACCGCCAACACCAGCCCCACCGCCGCCCTCTCCGACAAGCTGGACAGCGTCGGCTGGACGGTCTGGCTGCGCCGGATGATCGTCCTGCCGATCGGTGAACGCTGGGCGATGATCGCGGTCCTCACCGCCGTCACCACCCCCCGGATCACCTTCTACGTCCTCCTGATCGGCTGTGCGTTCGCCGCGACCTACACCACCGCCGGCCGGGTGCTGCGCACGCTGACGCGGAAGGCGCGGCGCACCGACCGGGCGGCGCGGGCGCTGGCGGATCTGGCCGACTCGGGTCCCCTCGCGCAGGCCGTGGCCCGGGTGTCCGGGAAGCGGCTGCCCGGCCTCGCCGTGCCCGCCGTCGCGCTGCTGGGCGGCGCCGCCGTCACGGCCTGCTCGGCGCTGACCGGCTTCGGCGGGCCGCTGCCCGTCGCCGGAGCCGTGCTCTACGTCCTCACCTCGGCCCTCGCCGTCGCGGGCCCCCTCAAGGGCGCCCTCGACTGGCTGGTCCCGCCCCTCTTCCGTGCCGCCGAGTACGGCACCGTGCTGATCCTGGCGGCCCACGCGGACGTGCCTGGGGCCCTCCCCGCGGCCTTCGGCCTGGTCGCGGCGGTCGCCTACCATCACTACGACACGGTGTACCGCATCCGCGGCAACGCCGGAGCGCCGCCGGCCGGGCTGGTGCGCGCCATCGGGGGGCACGAAGGGCGGACGCTGCTCGTCACCGTCCTCGCCGCGGTGCTCACCGCCGCACAGTTCACGGTCGCGCTCACGGTCCTCGCCGTGGCCGTCGCCCTCGTGGTGCTCTTCGAGAGCATCCGCTTCTGGGTCTCCGCAGGAGCCCCAGCCGTACACGATGAAGGAGAACCCGCATGA
- a CDS encoding ATP-binding protein: MDNHGHGGDPGPAGGAERPPDALPYEGVWRFTAAAVDASVPQARHAVRDLLLRQGVPVPDDLVHGLLLIVSELVTNAVRHAALLSPVLAVEVAVGAEWVRVSVEDSHPYRPTALEADHAQTGGRGLLLVREVAREAGGVVDVEHTASGGKVIWAALPLKPATLA; the protein is encoded by the coding sequence ATGGACAACCACGGGCACGGGGGCGACCCGGGCCCAGCGGGGGGCGCCGAACGGCCGCCGGACGCACTGCCGTACGAGGGGGTCTGGCGGTTCACCGCCGCCGCCGTGGACGCCTCGGTCCCGCAGGCGCGGCACGCCGTACGGGACCTGCTGCTGCGCCAGGGCGTACCGGTCCCCGACGACCTGGTCCACGGGCTGCTGCTGATCGTCTCCGAGCTGGTCACCAACGCGGTCCGGCACGCGGCCCTGCTCTCGCCCGTGCTCGCCGTGGAGGTCGCCGTCGGCGCCGAGTGGGTGCGGGTGTCCGTGGAGGACAGCCACCCCTACCGCCCGACCGCCCTGGAGGCCGACCACGCCCAGACCGGCGGCCGGGGGCTGCTCCTGGTGCGCGAGGTGGCCCGGGAGGCGGGCGGCGTGGTCGACGTGGAGCACACGGCGAGCGGCGGCAAGGTGATCTGGGCCGCCCTGCCGCTCAAGCCGGCGACACTGGCGTAG